In Streptomyces sp. NBC_00448, the following are encoded in one genomic region:
- a CDS encoding toxin-antitoxin system YwqK family antitoxin, producing the protein MQRINFDDPDVGKDEDLRVVYRNELYTGEVEEFAGEARVALSTYREGVPDGPTVEWYPDGTLRSKGSLRMGQVVGEFKDWHPNGVLAVSRVFDERTTLLEHYEWDRDGLPTMTWRIADQATEHSAW; encoded by the coding sequence GTGCAGCGCATCAACTTCGACGATCCGGACGTCGGCAAGGACGAGGATCTGCGCGTCGTGTATCGGAACGAGCTGTACACCGGAGAGGTGGAGGAGTTCGCCGGCGAGGCCCGAGTCGCGCTCAGCACCTACCGCGAGGGGGTGCCCGACGGCCCGACCGTCGAGTGGTACCCGGACGGCACCCTCCGCTCGAAGGGCTCGCTGCGGATGGGCCAGGTGGTCGGCGAGTTCAAGGACTGGCACCCCAACGGCGTGCTCGCCGTCAGCCGGGTCTTCGACGAGCGCACCACCCTCCTCGAGCACTACGAGTGGGACCGCGACGGCCTGCCCACCATGACCTGGCGCATCGCCGACCAGGCGACGGAGCACTCCGCCTGGTAG
- a CDS encoding ricin-type beta-trefoil lectin domain protein, which yields MRRYALFGSPLRTVVAAVVLAVLAALGLGPVAAPAGAATATTISVDGTSGGRTFDGIGAISGGGGNSRLLTDYPAAQQQQILDYLFKPGYGADLQIFKVEIGGDTNSTDGSESSHEHTSGAVDCTTGYEWWLMEQAKARNPAIKLYGLAWGAPGYLGGGNFWSTDTVNYLVDWLGCAKSHGLTIDYLGGWNERGYNVAWYEQLRAALDSNGYSGTQIVGADSDWSVANDVASDSAFAASVSVIGAHYPCAGGDGGSADTCPSTSTAVGTGKPLWASENGSQDRDSGAPALIRSFTRGYIDGKLTAYINWPVAAAVYPNLPYDTDGLVLADQPYSGAYSVGKNLWATAQITQFTSPGWKFVDAGSGYLGGDESNGSYVTLKSASGSDYSTVIEATTATAAQTVNVQVSGGLSTGAVHVWATNVNSATSGDNLVQQSTLTPSGGAYSLTVQPGYVYTLTTTTGQGKGTAQGPAAKPQPLPYSDDFDGDQVGQQPAYLAQQQGAFEVTGCAGGRAGNCVTQQAATKPIEWDGDSAPYTFGGGPGWANYTVAADTLIRQPGAVQLLARVGNQAGFNPANIDAYYLQVSDTGAWSILRNSSSGIRTTLASGTTTALGTGTWHHLALTVNGSTLTAAVDGTTVGSATDSSYATGMVGLGTNGYQTDQFDNLTVTPVGSTGTVTGHIVSGAGVDKCLDDNTGSSDNGTVVQIYDCNTSGAQNWTVPAPGGAGAGTVQINGKCLDATDNGTADGTLVELWDCNGGGNQQWLPQIGTLYNPVSGRCLDIPKGDTTNGNQLELWDCNGGSNQQWQLPS from the coding sequence ATGCGCAGATACGCCCTGTTCGGTTCCCCGCTCCGGACGGTGGTCGCGGCCGTCGTCCTCGCGGTGCTCGCCGCCCTCGGCCTCGGCCCGGTCGCCGCGCCGGCCGGTGCCGCGACCGCCACCACCATCTCCGTCGACGGCACCAGTGGCGGCCGCACCTTCGACGGCATCGGCGCGATCAGCGGCGGTGGCGGCAACAGCCGGCTGCTGACCGACTACCCGGCCGCCCAGCAACAGCAGATCCTCGACTACCTCTTCAAGCCCGGCTACGGCGCCGACCTGCAGATCTTCAAGGTCGAGATCGGCGGCGACACCAACTCCACCGACGGCTCGGAGTCCAGCCACGAGCACACCAGCGGCGCCGTCGACTGCACCACCGGCTACGAGTGGTGGCTGATGGAGCAGGCCAAGGCCCGCAACCCCGCCATCAAGCTCTACGGCCTGGCCTGGGGCGCCCCCGGCTACCTCGGCGGCGGCAACTTCTGGTCCACCGACACCGTCAACTACCTCGTCGACTGGCTCGGTTGCGCCAAGTCCCACGGCCTGACCATCGACTACCTCGGCGGCTGGAACGAACGCGGCTACAACGTCGCCTGGTACGAGCAGTTGCGCGCCGCCCTCGACAGCAACGGCTACTCCGGCACCCAGATCGTCGGCGCCGACAGCGACTGGTCGGTGGCGAACGACGTCGCGTCCGACTCCGCCTTCGCCGCCAGCGTCTCCGTCATCGGCGCGCACTACCCGTGCGCGGGAGGCGACGGCGGCAGCGCCGACACCTGCCCCAGCACCAGCACCGCCGTGGGCACCGGCAAGCCGCTGTGGGCCAGCGAGAACGGCTCCCAGGACCGTGACTCCGGCGCGCCCGCGCTGATCCGCTCCTTCACCCGCGGCTACATCGACGGCAAGCTCACCGCCTACATCAACTGGCCGGTGGCCGCCGCCGTCTACCCGAACCTGCCGTACGACACCGACGGCCTGGTGCTCGCCGACCAGCCCTACTCCGGCGCCTACAGCGTCGGCAAGAACCTGTGGGCCACCGCCCAGATCACCCAGTTCACCTCGCCCGGCTGGAAGTTCGTGGACGCCGGCTCCGGCTACCTCGGCGGCGACGAGTCCAACGGCAGCTACGTCACCTTGAAGTCCGCGAGCGGCAGCGACTACTCCACGGTCATCGAGGCCACCACCGCCACCGCGGCGCAGACCGTCAACGTGCAGGTCTCCGGCGGCCTTTCCACCGGAGCGGTGCACGTGTGGGCGACGAACGTGAACAGCGCCACCTCCGGTGACAACCTCGTCCAGCAGTCCACCCTCACCCCGTCCGGCGGCGCCTACTCGCTCACCGTCCAGCCCGGTTACGTCTACACCCTGACCACCACCACCGGGCAGGGCAAGGGCACCGCCCAGGGGCCGGCCGCCAAGCCCCAACCGCTGCCGTACTCCGACGACTTCGACGGCGACCAGGTCGGCCAGCAGCCCGCCTACCTCGCCCAGCAGCAGGGCGCCTTCGAGGTCACCGGCTGCGCCGGCGGCCGCGCCGGGAACTGCGTCACCCAGCAGGCCGCGACCAAGCCGATCGAGTGGGACGGCGACTCCGCGCCCTACACCTTCGGCGGCGGACCCGGCTGGGCCAACTACACGGTGGCCGCCGACACGCTGATCCGGCAGCCCGGCGCGGTGCAACTCCTCGCCAGGGTCGGCAACCAGGCGGGCTTCAACCCGGCGAACATCGACGCCTACTACCTCCAGGTCTCCGACACCGGCGCCTGGTCGATCCTGCGCAACAGCTCCAGCGGCATCAGGACCACCCTGGCCTCCGGCACCACCACCGCGCTGGGCACCGGCACTTGGCACCACCTCGCGCTGACCGTCAACGGCAGTACGCTCACCGCGGCCGTCGACGGGACCACCGTCGGATCGGCCACCGACTCCTCGTACGCCACCGGCATGGTGGGCCTGGGCACCAACGGCTACCAGACCGACCAGTTCGACAACCTCACCGTCACTCCGGTCGGCAGCACCGGCACCGTCACCGGTCACATCGTCTCCGGCGCCGGGGTCGACAAGTGCCTCGACGACAACACCGGTTCGTCCGACAACGGCACCGTGGTCCAGATCTACGACTGCAACACCAGCGGTGCCCAGAACTGGACCGTCCCCGCGCCCGGCGGCGCCGGCGCGGGCACCGTGCAGATCAACGGCAAGTGCCTGGACGCCACCGACAACGGCACCGCCGACGGCACCCTCGTGGAGCTGTGGGACTGCAACGGAGGCGGCAACCAGCAGTGGCTCCCGCAGATCGGCACCCTCTACAACCCGGTGTCCGGCAGGTGCCTGGACATCCCCAAGGGCGACACCACCAACGGCAACCAGCTAGAACTGTGGGACTGCAACGGCGGTTCCAACCAGCAGTGGCAGCTGCCGTCCTGA
- a CDS encoding alkaline phosphatase family protein: MDRDPITPRPESEPGDRSATAGASRRRFLQGTGVAAGTLVLGGTAAAGSAQAAAKPAGAHGAAKPAHGKPQGFHGDMSDLKHVVILMQENRSLDHYFGALPGVRGFNDKQALRFQDGTTVFQQKDGNGNRVTPQVDDGAWGNDHGAWGDVAHRTWDQWVRHNGASCMNYHSDGYMGFYHSVAAQYTIADQYFCSEFGPTDPNRKYLWSGTANSETGNIDESNYSRPWITVAEQLQQAGIDWRLYSDNSGDGRQGYISSWVGDYGDNELKYFKGFDPEGLNADDPKLRPGTGLIWRGNATYYAGHTAPDDDSDQNLDAVLKNFHDSCQPGAEHPLPAVSWIVAPYGWSEHPGADSQHGERYVKKVLDSLQSNPDIWNHTLFILNYDENDGKFDHVLPPWPEAGTAREYVGDYPLGFGARVPMLLVSPWTRGGHVASEVFDHTSTIKFLETWAAHLRKPFRSPNISDWRRSIAGDLTSALDFAHPQPGPATFPDPLAEQPVSIAAGHMKPRPLGFHPHATVSVNPATGKVTATMTLTGGPKDKALSFQVFPDKYQAFTSTPFTVTAHKPREYTWDANATGGEYAFSIYSNDGFVRSFAGWVAPAGKGHAALPRVGVDLVKGEARREAQVRLTLHNDGTEPVRYTLTPHDYLGRTQQVTVARGKTKVVSWPTQEGYYDVVVTADADAAWTQRYAGRIATTTVPE, from the coding sequence ATGGACCGCGATCCGATCACCCCGAGGCCCGAGTCCGAGCCTGGCGACAGATCCGCGACGGCCGGCGCCAGCCGCCGCCGGTTCCTCCAGGGCACCGGCGTCGCCGCGGGGACGCTGGTGCTCGGCGGGACCGCCGCGGCGGGCAGCGCCCAGGCCGCCGCGAAGCCGGCGGGCGCCCACGGCGCCGCGAAGCCGGCGCACGGAAAGCCGCAAGGCTTCCACGGCGACATGTCCGACCTGAAGCACGTCGTGATCCTGATGCAGGAGAACCGGTCGCTCGACCACTACTTCGGCGCGCTCCCCGGCGTCCGCGGCTTCAACGACAAGCAGGCGCTGCGCTTCCAGGACGGCACCACCGTCTTCCAGCAGAAGGACGGCAACGGCAACCGCGTCACCCCGCAGGTCGACGACGGCGCCTGGGGCAACGACCACGGCGCCTGGGGCGACGTCGCCCACCGCACCTGGGACCAGTGGGTGCGGCACAACGGCGCCAGCTGCATGAACTACCACAGCGACGGCTACATGGGCTTCTACCACTCGGTCGCCGCTCAGTACACCATCGCCGACCAGTACTTCTGCTCCGAGTTCGGGCCGACCGACCCCAACCGGAAGTACCTGTGGAGCGGCACCGCCAACAGCGAGACGGGCAACATCGACGAGTCGAACTACTCCCGTCCCTGGATCACGGTGGCCGAGCAGCTCCAGCAGGCCGGCATCGACTGGCGGCTGTACTCGGACAACAGCGGCGACGGACGGCAGGGCTACATCAGCTCCTGGGTCGGCGACTACGGCGACAACGAGCTGAAGTACTTCAAGGGGTTCGACCCGGAGGGGCTGAACGCCGACGACCCGAAGCTGCGGCCCGGCACCGGCCTGATCTGGCGCGGCAACGCCACGTACTACGCCGGTCATACCGCGCCCGACGACGACTCCGACCAGAACCTCGACGCGGTCCTGAAGAACTTCCACGACTCCTGCCAGCCCGGCGCGGAGCACCCGCTGCCGGCGGTCTCCTGGATCGTGGCGCCGTACGGCTGGTCCGAGCACCCGGGCGCGGACAGCCAGCACGGCGAGCGCTACGTCAAGAAGGTGCTCGACAGCCTGCAGAGCAACCCCGACATCTGGAACCACACCCTCTTCATCCTCAACTACGACGAGAACGACGGGAAGTTCGACCACGTGCTGCCGCCGTGGCCCGAGGCGGGCACCGCGCGCGAGTACGTCGGCGACTACCCGCTCGGCTTCGGTGCGCGGGTGCCGATGCTGCTGGTCTCGCCGTGGACCCGCGGCGGGCACGTCGCCTCGGAGGTCTTCGACCACACCTCGACGATCAAGTTCCTGGAGACCTGGGCGGCCCACCTGCGCAAGCCGTTCCGCAGCCCCAACATCAGCGACTGGCGGCGCTCGATCGCGGGCGACCTGACCAGCGCGCTCGACTTCGCCCACCCGCAGCCGGGGCCCGCCACCTTCCCGGACCCGCTCGCCGAGCAGCCGGTGTCGATCGCCGCCGGCCACATGAAGCCGCGCCCGCTGGGCTTCCACCCGCACGCCACCGTCTCGGTGAACCCGGCGACGGGGAAGGTCACCGCCACGATGACCCTGACCGGCGGCCCCAAGGACAAGGCGCTGAGCTTCCAGGTCTTCCCCGACAAGTACCAGGCGTTCACCAGCACGCCGTTCACCGTCACCGCGCACAAGCCGCGCGAGTACACCTGGGACGCCAACGCCACCGGCGGCGAGTACGCGTTCTCGATCTACTCCAACGACGGCTTCGTGCGCTCCTTCGCCGGCTGGGTCGCGCCCGCAGGCAAGGGGCACGCCGCCCTTCCGCGGGTGGGCGTCGACCTGGTGAAGGGCGAGGCCAGGCGCGAGGCTCAGGTGAGGCTCACGTTGCACAACGACGGCACCGAGCCGGTGCGTTACACGCTCACCCCGCACGACTACCTCGGCCGCACCCAGCAGGTCACGGTGGCCCGTGGCAAGACGAAGGTCGTCAGCTGGCCGACCCAGGAGGGCTACTACGACGTGGTCGTCACCGCCGACGCCGACGCCGCCTGGACGCAGCGCTACGCCGGCCGGATCGCCACGACCACCGTGCCTGAGTAG
- a CDS encoding Ig-like domain-containing protein, giving the protein MQVISRSRRAPSRRGLALWSALLAALASSVLAGAAGAQAAAADTGKGTAAGTAWRQGAFHLDPTGVASRSDIVLGSPNTDPTASTPLGNGSLGVAAWAAGGFTAQLNRSDTMPNRKSPGQLTIPGLSAISHAADFHGRLDVSDGVLRESGGGMSLKAWVAAGKDELVVDVSGADPSIAQTASIDLWSPRKPAAAVTDRTGTLAETWVDGGSGGSGKTFGTLAALTAGGRQVSTTVAGPTRISTSFKPNADGTFRVVVAAPGWAGGTATRTPARTAAAVIGGDATARETSLLAAQDRWWDGYWTHSGLVEMDSADGSAAYLENLRTLYLYEEAASMKKGILPGSQAGEADMFAWDKDTQTWTPSAYWLWNLRTQISANMSSGNYALNTPIFDMYADDTAQIEAWTKTAMGGLPGSCVPETMRFNGNGGDLTPGANASCSEASSPNWNALDISSGPEVALYMWEQYQATGDKAALKKYFPFMKSTLAFQLAYQTVGKDGLLHADANAHETQWAVQDPTTDIAVDRTLFPIITQAAQALGTAKTTDAALLQQVAKAETQIPPYPRTDQATRTQLLNPDYSQAQTQAADATGTDMIAISYQPAAQRRNGENIELEPLWPWNTVSDQDTDLFALEQRSYDHRPNKGGNDWSMDAIDAARLQDPAEVRADLVSITEAHQVYPNGFADLGNSVGYQPYIEQESGAATAVDEALAQDYDGIVRFAPAWPSDWDGSGSVYLQHQNKADVQVQDGKLVTAAIEAGSTGTLKVKNPWPGQRVEVVDGRTGRTVVKAGTPALLDVPVRKGGSYLVQQVAAPTTALPYRPVTGSAPTAARHLGGVQIGLDHASTSGTSTVGTVLGDTNASFGLTQLDYTGSAGATTTAGTVAGLTARTTGTGTGTKSTGSDLYFGIADDTAATAKYDAKVTVSYYDAGTGTLALQYDAGPRHPYQQAATTVALHDTKTWRTAEFTLSGAYFGGLQSAGADLRLHSATPITVHSTAVAVTGAWVPDRRAFPPAPAITTPRDGGTVKLDSALAGTAVPNGTVTVHEGDRTLCTGTADAGGAWSCAPDGGLTAGQQTATATVTDPTGLTGDASAAVGFDASDLPPGTAVVGAVVGATNHAYGMSEDETPSGGFDGPTTAAVVDGLSARTSTDSNIYFDIDDTVAHAGVYTAEFTVSYYDQGAGSFNVQYDDGTANPYKSAPAIALTGSDTWKTATVTVADAYFGGQQHSAADFRLRNGGGQVTVHSVAVKITGDGVPDTAAFAPPVTLTSPAPGATVSATPALTGTSEPDAQVTVTAEDSTPVCAATAADDGTWTCTPSQALTAGPHTLTASAKDPTGTPAKDADVAVTVQ; this is encoded by the coding sequence GTGCAGGTCATCTCCCGTAGTCGAAGAGCTCCGTCACGGCGGGGTCTCGCCCTCTGGTCGGCGCTGCTCGCCGCGCTGGCGAGCAGCGTCCTGGCCGGCGCGGCCGGCGCGCAGGCAGCCGCGGCAGACACCGGAAAGGGGACCGCGGCCGGCACCGCCTGGCGGCAGGGCGCGTTCCACCTCGACCCGACCGGCGTGGCGTCCCGCTCCGACATCGTGCTCGGCTCCCCCAACACCGACCCGACCGCGTCGACGCCGCTGGGCAACGGCTCGCTGGGCGTGGCGGCCTGGGCGGCCGGCGGCTTCACCGCGCAGCTCAACCGGTCCGACACCATGCCGAACCGCAAGTCGCCCGGGCAACTCACCATCCCCGGCCTGTCGGCGATCTCGCACGCCGCCGACTTCCACGGCCGACTCGACGTCAGCGACGGCGTGTTGCGCGAGTCCGGCGGCGGCATGTCGCTGAAGGCATGGGTGGCCGCCGGCAAGGACGAACTGGTCGTCGACGTCTCCGGCGCCGACCCGTCGATCGCCCAGACCGCCTCGATCGACCTGTGGTCGCCCCGCAAGCCGGCCGCGGCCGTCACCGACCGCACCGGCACCCTCGCCGAGACCTGGGTGGACGGCGGCTCGGGCGGCAGCGGCAAGACCTTCGGCACCCTCGCCGCGCTCACCGCCGGCGGCCGACAGGTGAGCACCACCGTGGCGGGCCCGACCCGGATCAGCACGAGTTTCAAGCCGAACGCCGACGGCACCTTCCGCGTCGTGGTCGCCGCCCCCGGCTGGGCCGGCGGCACCGCCACCCGCACGCCCGCGAGGACCGCCGCCGCGGTGATCGGCGGCGACGCGACCGCCCGCGAGACGTCCCTGCTCGCCGCCCAGGACCGCTGGTGGGACGGCTACTGGACGCACTCGGGCCTCGTCGAGATGGACTCCGCCGACGGCAGCGCCGCCTACCTCGAGAACCTGCGCACGCTGTACCTCTACGAGGAGGCGGCGTCGATGAAGAAGGGCATCCTCCCGGGCAGCCAGGCCGGCGAGGCCGACATGTTCGCGTGGGACAAGGACACCCAGACCTGGACCCCGTCCGCGTACTGGCTGTGGAACCTGCGCACCCAGATCTCGGCGAACATGTCGTCGGGCAACTACGCCCTGAACACGCCGATCTTCGACATGTACGCCGACGACACCGCGCAGATCGAGGCGTGGACGAAGACCGCGATGGGCGGCCTGCCGGGCTCCTGCGTACCGGAGACGATGCGCTTCAACGGCAACGGCGGCGACCTGACGCCCGGCGCCAACGCGTCCTGCAGCGAGGCCAGTTCGCCGAACTGGAACGCGCTGGACATCTCCAGCGGCCCCGAGGTCGCGCTGTACATGTGGGAGCAGTACCAGGCCACCGGCGACAAGGCCGCGCTGAAGAAGTACTTCCCCTTCATGAAGTCCACGCTCGCCTTCCAACTGGCGTACCAGACCGTCGGCAAGGACGGGCTGCTGCACGCCGACGCCAACGCGCACGAGACGCAGTGGGCGGTGCAGGACCCGACCACCGACATCGCCGTCGACCGGACCCTGTTCCCGATCATCACGCAGGCGGCGCAGGCGCTCGGCACCGCGAAGACCACCGACGCGGCACTGCTCCAGCAGGTCGCCAAGGCGGAGACGCAGATCCCGCCGTACCCGCGCACCGACCAGGCCACCCGCACCCAACTGCTCAACCCGGACTACTCGCAGGCGCAGACGCAGGCCGCGGACGCCACCGGGACCGACATGATCGCGATCTCCTACCAGCCCGCCGCCCAGCGCCGAAACGGCGAGAACATCGAACTGGAGCCGCTGTGGCCGTGGAACACGGTCAGCGACCAGGACACCGACCTCTTCGCACTGGAGCAGCGTTCGTACGACCACCGGCCCAACAAGGGCGGCAACGACTGGTCGATGGACGCGATCGACGCGGCCCGGCTGCAGGACCCCGCCGAGGTGCGCGCCGACCTCGTCTCGATCACCGAGGCCCACCAGGTCTACCCGAACGGCTTCGCCGACCTCGGCAACAGCGTCGGCTACCAGCCGTACATCGAGCAGGAGTCGGGCGCCGCGACAGCGGTCGACGAAGCGCTCGCGCAGGACTACGACGGCATCGTCCGCTTCGCACCGGCCTGGCCGAGCGACTGGGACGGCAGCGGCAGCGTTTACCTCCAGCACCAGAACAAGGCCGACGTGCAGGTGCAGGACGGCAAGCTGGTCACCGCCGCGATCGAGGCGGGCAGCACCGGCACCCTGAAGGTGAAGAACCCCTGGCCCGGTCAGCGGGTCGAGGTCGTGGACGGCCGCACCGGCCGCACCGTGGTCAAGGCCGGCACCCCCGCTTTGCTCGACGTGCCGGTCCGCAAGGGCGGTTCGTACCTCGTCCAGCAGGTCGCCGCGCCCACCACGGCCCTGCCGTACCGTCCGGTTACCGGCAGCGCCCCGACCGCGGCACGCCACCTCGGCGGCGTGCAGATCGGCCTCGACCACGCCTCCACCTCCGGCACGTCCACCGTCGGCACCGTACTCGGCGACACCAACGCCTCCTTCGGGCTGACCCAGCTCGACTACACCGGCTCGGCCGGCGCCACCACCACCGCCGGCACCGTCGCCGGCCTGACCGCGCGCACCACCGGCACCGGCACCGGCACCAAGTCGACCGGCAGCGACCTCTACTTCGGCATCGCCGACGACACCGCCGCCACGGCGAAGTACGACGCGAAGGTGACGGTCTCCTACTACGACGCCGGCACCGGCACGCTCGCGCTCCAGTACGACGCCGGCCCCCGCCACCCCTACCAGCAGGCGGCCACCACCGTGGCGCTGCACGACACCAAGACCTGGAGGACGGCCGAATTCACGCTCTCCGGCGCCTACTTCGGCGGGCTGCAAAGCGCCGGCGCCGACCTGCGGCTGCACTCGGCCACCCCGATCACCGTGCACAGCACGGCCGTTGCCGTCACCGGCGCGTGGGTGCCGGACCGGCGCGCCTTCCCGCCGGCGCCCGCGATCACCACCCCGCGCGACGGCGGCACCGTGAAGCTCGACTCCGCGCTCGCGGGCACGGCCGTCCCGAACGGCACCGTGACGGTGCACGAGGGCGACCGCACGCTGTGCACCGGCACCGCCGACGCGGGCGGCGCGTGGAGCTGCGCCCCCGACGGCGGGCTCACCGCCGGGCAGCAGACCGCCACCGCGACGGTCACCGACCCGACCGGGCTGACCGGTGACGCCTCGGCCGCGGTCGGCTTCGACGCCTCCGACCTGCCGCCCGGCACCGCCGTGGTGGGCGCGGTGGTCGGCGCCACCAACCACGCCTACGGGATGAGCGAGGACGAGACCCCCTCCGGCGGCTTCGACGGCCCGACCACCGCCGCGGTGGTCGACGGACTGAGCGCCCGCACCAGCACCGACTCCAACATCTACTTCGACATCGACGACACCGTCGCCCACGCCGGCGTCTACACCGCCGAGTTCACCGTCTCCTACTACGACCAGGGCGCCGGCTCGTTCAACGTGCAGTACGACGACGGCACCGCCAACCCCTACAAGTCCGCGCCCGCCATCGCCCTCACCGGCAGCGACACCTGGAAGACCGCGACGGTGACCGTGGCGGACGCCTACTTCGGCGGGCAGCAGCACTCCGCCGCCGACTTCCGGCTGCGCAACGGCGGCGGGCAGGTCACCGTGCACAGCGTCGCGGTGAAGATCACCGGCGACGGGGTGCCCGACACCGCCGCCTTCGCCCCGCCGGTCACCCTCACCTCCCCCGCGCCGGGCGCGACCGTCAGCGCCACCCCGGCGCTCACCGGCACCAGCGAGCCCGACGCCCAGGTCACCGTCACCGCCGAGGACTCCACGCCCGTCTGCGCGGCCACCGCGGCCGACGACGGCACCTGGACCTGCACCCCGTCCCAGGCCCTCACCGCCGGCCCGCACACCCTCACGGCAAGCGCCAAGGACCCGACGGGCACCCCCGCGAAGGACGCGGACGTGGCGGTCACCGTCCAGTAG
- a CDS encoding ATP-binding cassette domain-containing protein, whose protein sequence is MTDPLLEARKVTKRYGHVHALQGADFTAYPGEVVALIGDNGAGKSTLVKTLSGTIRPDEGEVLVDGVPVQLTSPLDARGHGIETVYQDLALAQDLDAAANLHLGRELYRGGLLGRLGVLDRAAMRRSAVAAFRELGVDLRDVSVPVAALSGGQKQSVAVARAVAFANRIIFMDEPTAALGVVQRGRVLDTVRRVRDRGIAVVLISHNMPEVLSVADRVEVLRLGSRVARFTAADTTVEELVGAMTGALDAAGKEGAA, encoded by the coding sequence ATGACAGACCCCCTGCTCGAAGCGAGGAAGGTGACCAAGCGCTATGGGCACGTCCACGCGCTCCAGGGCGCGGACTTCACCGCGTACCCCGGCGAGGTCGTCGCGCTGATCGGTGACAACGGCGCCGGCAAGAGCACGCTGGTCAAGACGCTCTCCGGGACCATCCGGCCGGACGAGGGCGAGGTGCTGGTGGACGGCGTGCCGGTCCAGCTCACCAGCCCGCTGGACGCCCGCGGCCACGGCATCGAGACCGTCTACCAGGACCTCGCGCTCGCCCAGGACCTGGACGCGGCCGCCAACCTGCACCTGGGCCGGGAGTTGTACCGCGGCGGCCTGCTCGGTCGGCTCGGCGTGCTGGACCGGGCCGCGATGCGCCGCTCGGCGGTCGCCGCGTTCCGTGAACTCGGCGTGGACCTGCGGGACGTGAGCGTGCCGGTGGCGGCGCTGTCCGGCGGCCAGAAGCAGTCCGTGGCGGTCGCCCGCGCGGTCGCCTTCGCCAACCGGATCATCTTCATGGACGAGCCGACCGCGGCGCTGGGCGTCGTCCAGCGCGGCCGGGTGCTCGACACCGTCAGACGGGTCCGCGACCGCGGCATCGCCGTGGTCCTGATCAGCCACAACATGCCCGAAGTGCTCTCCGTGGCCGACCGGGTGGAGGTGCTGCGGCTCGGCAGCCGGGTGGCCCGGTTCACCGCCGCCGACACCACCGTGGAGGAACTCGTCGGGGCGATGACCGGCGCGCTGGACGCGGCCGGCAAGGAGGGCGCGGCATGA
- a CDS encoding amidohydrolase codes for MPLMPDGWEEGLLPQLTELYKDLHAHPELSFQERRTAAKAAELLAAAGYDVTTGVGGTGVVGVLANGPGPTVMVRADMDALPVREETGLPYASTVRARAEDGEQVPVMHACGHDMHTACLAGAATVLAGARAEWSGTLLVVFQPAEERMRGAQAMIEDGLFERFPRPDIVLGQHVGPLPAGWIGYREGTVMAGADTAVIRLFGRGGHGARPESTVDPVVMAAATVLRLQGIVAREVPPQESAVVTVGRLQAGSKENVIPDTAELGVSLRSYNDETRRLLRTAVERVARGESLAGGATRDPEITWDTPAPVLVSDPEATRAVVADLAGHFGADRMLPMPLVTASEDVGLFGTAAQVPTVFWFWGGLETQRVLDALADGTFDQLPGNHSPRFAPLIDPTLGAGVEALTVAALGRFAAAKP; via the coding sequence ATGCCGCTCATGCCCGACGGGTGGGAGGAGGGGCTGCTGCCCCAACTCACCGAGCTGTACAAGGACCTGCACGCGCACCCGGAACTGTCCTTCCAGGAGCGGCGGACCGCGGCAAAGGCGGCGGAACTGCTCGCGGCCGCGGGGTACGACGTGACGACGGGTGTCGGGGGCACCGGGGTGGTCGGGGTGCTGGCCAACGGCCCGGGGCCGACCGTGATGGTGCGCGCCGACATGGACGCGCTGCCGGTGCGGGAGGAGACCGGCCTGCCGTACGCGAGCACGGTACGGGCCCGGGCCGAGGACGGCGAGCAGGTGCCGGTGATGCACGCGTGCGGCCACGACATGCACACCGCGTGCCTGGCGGGCGCGGCGACGGTGCTGGCCGGGGCGAGGGCGGAGTGGTCCGGCACCCTGCTGGTGGTGTTCCAGCCCGCCGAGGAGCGGATGCGCGGCGCGCAGGCGATGATCGAGGACGGCCTGTTCGAGCGGTTCCCGCGCCCCGACATCGTGCTGGGCCAGCACGTCGGCCCGCTGCCGGCCGGGTGGATCGGCTACCGCGAGGGCACGGTGATGGCCGGCGCCGACACCGCCGTCATCCGGCTGTTCGGCCGGGGCGGCCACGGCGCCCGGCCCGAGAGCACCGTGGACCCGGTGGTGATGGCCGCCGCGACCGTGCTGCGGCTGCAGGGGATCGTCGCCCGCGAGGTGCCGCCGCAGGAGTCCGCGGTGGTCACGGTGGGCCGGCTCCAGGCGGGCAGCAAGGAGAACGTCATCCCCGACACCGCGGAACTGGGCGTCAGCCTGCGGTCGTACAACGACGAGACAAGGCGGCTGCTGCGGACGGCGGTGGAGCGGGTCGCGCGCGGGGAGTCGCTGGCCGGCGGCGCCACCCGGGACCCCGAGATCACCTGGGACACCCCGGCGCCGGTGCTGGTCAGCGACCCGGAGGCGACCCGCGCGGTGGTGGCCGACCTCGCCGGGCACTTCGGCGCCGACCGGATGCTGCCGATGCCGCTGGTGACCGCGAGCGAGGACGTCGGCCTGTTCGGTACGGCCGCGCAGGTGCCGACGGTCTTCTGGTTCTGGGGCGGCCTGGAGACCCAGAGGGTGCTGGACGCGCTGGCCGACGGCACCTTCGACCAGTTGCCCGGCAACCACTCCCCGCGCTTCGCGCCGCTGATCGACCCCACCCTCGGCGCGGGTGTCGAGGCGCTGACCGTGGCCGCCCTCGGCCGCTTCGCCGCCGCGAAGCCCTGA